The Bacteroidota bacterium genome includes the window CGATTAAATTTAATTACATCCTTAAAAATGAACTTTACAAAAGAAAAAATTGACGAATTGAACACAGTAGTAAAAGTTAAGCTTGGCCCGGAAGATTATCAAGAGCGTGTTGATAAAGTATTAAAAGACTATCAACGTAAAGCAAGTGTACCCGGCTTTCGCCCAGGCAAAGTTCCATCTGGAATGATCAAAAAAATGTATCGCAAATCAATATTGGTTGACGAAATAAATAAGTTATTGAATGATTCGTTGAATGGATATATCACTGAAAATAAATTGGAAGTATTAGGAAACCCACTTCCTAAAAGAGACGACGCTCAAGATATTGATTGGGACAATCAAAGTGATTTCGAATTTAGCTACGATATCGGACTCGCTCCTCAATTTGAAGTGGAACTTTCTGCAAAAGACAAATTTGATTTACTAAAGGTTAAAATTGACGAAGCTACTATTACACAATACTCAACGGATATGGCAAAGCGTTACGGTAAGGTTGTAAACGCAGAGCTTTCTCAAGATAATGATTTACTTTTTGGCGATTTTGCAGAACTTGATGATTCTGGAAATCCCGTTGAAAATGGCATCACAAAATCCAGTACCCTTGCAGTGGATACAATAAAAAATGAGAATTTGAAAAATCAATTTATTGGTCTTTCAAAAGGGAATAAGGTAATTATTAATCCTACTGACTTATCCGAAAACACTACTGATTTGTCTGCTATGCTCGGAATTACAAAGGATCAGGCTGCCGCATTACAGAATAAATTTAGTTTCACTCTTACCAACATCAGCCGAATTTCACCCGCTGAATTGAACGAAGAATTTTTCGGCAAAGTTTACGGTCCTGAAGTAAAAACTGAAGAACAATTCCGAACAAAAATAAGCGAAGAATTGTCTCAAATGTATGCTGCTGATAGTGATCGAAAATTGAAAAATGATATTGTACTTCAATTAATTGAAAAATTGAAATTGGAATTGCCGGATGAATTTTTGAAACGCTGGCTAATGGCTGTTAACGATAAGCCAATTTCATATGAACAAGTAAATACTGAGTATAATTCTTATTCGAATGGATTACGCTGGCAACTCATCGAAAATAAAATTCTGAAAGACAATGATATCAGAGTTAGCAATGACGAAATAAAAGACTATGTTCGTGGATTAGTCACTGAGCAATTTACGCGTTACAATCAAATGGAAATGAACGCCGAAGACTTGGAAAATACAGTTAACAGGGTTCTCTCTAATCAGGAGGAGGCTAAAAAATTGTACGAACGCCTTTATGATATCAAATTGATGGATTTATTTAAAAGTAAATTTACACTGACTACCAAAGAAGTTTCAGTTGAAGAATTATATAAAGCTTAGTTTTAACATTTAAATCTAAAACATATGTTCGATAAAAAAGAATTTGAAAAATTTGCTGTAAAGCATCAAGGAATAAGCAGTGCATCATTGCATAGCTATACTTCAATATATAACGATTATATTTCACCTACCATTATTGAAGAACGTCAACTTAACGTTGCATCAATGGATGTTTTTTCAAGGTTAATGATGGATCGAATAATTTTTCTTGGAACAGGAATCAATGACTATGTTTCAAACATTATTCAAGCACAGTTACTTTTTTTATCATCAGTGGATGCTAAGAAAGATATTCAAATTTATTTAAATTCTCCAGGAGGTTCAGTATATGCCGGCCTTGGAATTTATGATACAATGCAGTTTATTGAACCTGATGTAGCAACAATTTGTACAGGTATGGCTGCATCAATGGGAGCTGTATTGATGTGTGCAGGAGCTAAAGGTAAACGTTCAGCTTTAAAACATGCGCGCATAATGATTCATCAACCCATGGGAGGAGCTCAAGGCCAAGCATCGGATATTGAAATTACTGCCCGCGAAATACAAAAATTGAAAAAGGAATTGTATGATATTATTGCTGAACACAGTGGTAAAGACTACGAGACTGTTTGGAAGGACAGCGACCGCGATTATTGGATGACCGCTGAAGAAGCCCGCGAATATGGAATGGTGGATGAAGTGTTAGTTCGAAAAAAATAAGTAAAGCTTCTATGGCAAGCGATAAAACTATAATTAAATGCTCCTTTTGTGGTCGTGATAAACGCGATACATCAATGCTTATTGCTGGTATAACTGGTCATATTTGCGACAAGTGTATTGATCAAGCTTATGCTATAGTTCGTGAAGAATCAACCAGTTCAGAATCTAAAAATCTGAACCATAAAATCACTTTATTAAAACCAATTGAAATAAAAAATCATCTTGACGAATATATTATTGGACAGGATGCTTCAAAAAAAGTGCTGAGTGTAGCTGTATATAATCACTACAAACGCATCATGCAAAAGCCCACTAAAGGTGCAGAAGATGTGGAAATTGAGAAATCGAATATTATAATGGTTGGTGAAACGGGCACTGGTAAAACCTTGCTGGCGCGAACTATAGCCAAAATATTAAATGTTCCTTTTTGTATTGCCGACGCTACTGTGCTTACAGAAGCCGGCTATGTTGGTGAAGATGTTGAAAGCATTTTAGTGCGTTTACTTCAAACTGCCGATTATGATGTAGCTGCTGCTGAAAGAGGTATTATTTTTATTGATGAAGTGGATAAGATTGCACGCAAAAGTGACAATCCTTCAATTACCAGAGATGTTTCAGGAGAAGGCGTTCAACAAGCTTTGTTAAAATTACTGGAAGGTGCGGTTGTCAATGTTCCACCTCAAGGAGGAAGGAAACATCCTGAACAGAAAATGGTGGCGATAAATACCAAAAATATATTATTTATTTGCGGTGGTGCATTTGACGGTATTGAGAAAAAGATTGCACGAAGAATGAGTGCAAATACCTTGGGTTATAAATCACAACTCGTTAATGACGAAATTGATAAAGCCAATTTATTGCAATACATCACACCACTTGATCTGAAAAATTTTGGTTTAATACCTGAGTTAATCGGTAGACTTCCTGTTCTTACACATTTAAATCCGCTCGATAAAAGTGCGTTAAGACGAATTCTAACTGAACCAAAAAATTCATTAATAAAGCAATATATCAAGCTTTTTGAAATGGATAAAGTCACCTTAAGTTTTGATAAGGCTGTGTTGGATTTAATTGTTGATAAGGCACTTGAATTTAAGCTAGGAGCAAGGGGTTTAAGATCTATTTGCGAAGCTATAATGACTGATGCAATGTTTGAAATTCCTTCTTTGCAAGAAAAGGAATTGAAAATAACGCAGCGTTACGCCAGCGAGAAATTGCAAAAATCAACTATTAATAAATTAAAAGTTGCCTAACTTATTCCAAAGATTTGGTAAAATCTTCTAAACTAGGAAACACCCAATCAATTATATTTGCTTGGGTGTTTTTAGTTTTAATAGAATTGATAAAAGCAGTTTTCATCCCGGCATTTTTTCCAAATTCCATGTCCGATATAGAATCACCAACCATGATCGACTTACTGAAATCGATTTCAGGAAAATCTTTTTTTGCTTGTAAGGCCATACCAATATTAGGTTTCCGATAAACTGAATTTTCAGCATGCAACGCAGGACAATAATAAACCTTGTCAATTTTACATCCTGAATTCAGAAATTCTGTTTGCATTTTAGTATGTATTTCTGCTAAATCATGTTCAGTAAATAATCCCTTTCCAATACCTTGCTGATTGGTAACAACTAAAATGCGATTAAATTTTTTACGCAAAATAGGCATTGACGAAAGCACACCGGAAATAAAATGAAAGTCATTCCAACGTTTTATATAATCGTTATCAACTTTCGTATTGATTACTCCATCACGGTCAAGGAACAATGTCCAGGAAGCATCAAAATTGGTAAGTCTTAAATTCATTTTGTGCACGTAAGTAATCTTCAGGAATTCCAATATCAATAAAATACTTATTGCTTACGAAGCCCAAAAAATTTATATGTTCCAGATATTTTTCAAAAAAATCTTTTTCAATACTAAAAGTGCTTGGGAAATTAATACTTGTAAATAGTGGTATGTTTATTAAGTAAACTCCTCCATTAATATATCCGTTTTTTGAAACACCAGTTTTCTTTTCTTCGAATCCGGTTATTCTAAACCGATGGTCAATATTTACTTTACCAAACCTTCCTATTTCGTCACAGTACTTTAACGCTAAAGTAATTTGAGCGTTATTTTTGACATGAAACGCACTTAATTGAAATAAATCAACACTAAATAAGGTATCACCGTTTAATACTAATACAGTGTCTGCATTACATTTTTGTAAAGCAAGTTTTACTCCACCTCCCGTACCTAGTGGTTCGTTTTCATAACTATAAAGTAGTTCAATTCCCAGGTAATTTTTTCCAAAATGTTCTTCAATACTCCGAGTTAGTGGCGATACTGATAGTATAACTCTTGGTATTTGGTAAAAGCGTAAATATTGAAAAATATAGTGCAAAAACGGCTTGCCATTAATTAAAGCCATAGGCTTAGGAGTATTTCCTAATACAGGTTGTAAGCGTGTACCCAAACCTCCTGCGAGAATAATTGCTTCTTTAATCATTTAATAAATCCATCCAAAAATAGTGATTCATTTTAGTTCCTTGAGGTCAAATACAGATCTAAATTGTCCATGAATTTAATCCTTCTTTTGTAAAGGAATACTTTTTCTCATATCCACCAAACTGCTGCAACGATTCAATCACTTTATAGCGGCTATTTCCCGGACAATAAAAAACCATAAAACCACCACCTCCCGCTCCTGAAATTTTACCTCCTGTTGCTCCATTCTCAATAGCTGTAGAATAAATTTTATCAATAAATTCATTCGTAATTCCTTCTGTCAATCCTTTTTTATTTTGCCATCCAAAGTCCAATATTCTACCTACTTCGTTGATATCACCTTTTAACAGTACCTCTTTCATTAATGAAGCTTGCTTTTTTAATTGATGGGTTGCTTCAATTGCATTTGAATTATCAGAGATAACATGCTTCACTTGTGACTCAATTATATCACTACTAAATCGATTGGTTTCGGTGTAATAAAGCAATAAGTTATGTGCTAATTCTTTTAAGTATTGATCTTTTATATTTAATGGATTTACAATTACTTTATCATCGCTATAAAACTCCATGAAATTTACTCCACCAAATGTAGCCGAATATTGATCTTGGCGTCCTCCGGCCATCTTCATGTCAACTCGTTCAATTTCATATGCAAGGTGAGCAATGTCATATTCTCCTAATGGCAATTTTAACCATTCAGTAAATGCTCCCAATATAGCCACAACTAAGGTTGATGACGATCCTAATCCGGAACCTGCTGGTGCATCAATATAGGTACTTAATTTAAATGAAAGAGGTTCAAGTGAAAACTTACGGACGACTTTTTCATAAACAGCCTTTATTAATTCAAGTTTTCCATCCTTTGGAAGTACAAAATCACTAGAGTAGGAGACACTTACTTTACGGTCTATCGATTCAATTTGAATGTTCTTTTCAGTTGTAGGTTCTATGCTAGCATATGCGTATAAATTTATAGTTGCGTTTAATATTGCTCCTCCAAATCGATCGCAATATGGACTAACATCAGTTCCTCCACCTGCTAGTCCTAATCTTAATGGGGCTTTACTTCTTACGATCATTCTTTGATTGTATTAAGTGACCCAATTGTGTTATTGTCTCTATCATTGAATTCCAGGAGTATTTTTTCTTTTCTTCAGCTGCATTTTTACTAAATTCTTCCTCCTTATTTAATCTGTAAAAATTTATTAAAGCTTCAGCAATTGAACCACTGTCTGAGTTTACAACATATCCTACTTTACCGTCTGGAATCATTTCTGGTAATCCTCCAACATTAGTAACTATCATAGGCTTGTTAAAATGATATGCAATCTGTGTAACCCCACTTTGTGTTGCAGTTTTATAGGGCTGAACGACCAAATCTGATGCGCAAAAATAGCGACTAACCTCATTATTGGGAATAAAGTTAGTTCGTTCGATTACTGAATTTTCAAGATTTAATTGCTTAATCAAATCACGGTATGGTTTCGGATCTGAATAATATTCTCCGGCAATAATCAATTTAATTTTCAATTTACGAACATCGCTCTCAGATATTGCCTGAAGTAATAAATCTAATCCTTTATAGTCGCGAATAAATCCAAAAAATAAAATGTAATTTTCTGAAGAGTTTAAGCCAAGCGCTTTTTTCGCAGATTCCTTTGTAAGCATTTCTCCAAAATTATCGTACAACGGATGCGGACAAAACAATTTAGGTTTACCCGAATCAAATTCCTTTAATTCAGATAGAACTGATCGACTCATCGTAATAAATCCATCAACAGATTTTGCATAGTATTTTGATAAAATGCGATCACCGGGTCTCTTTTCATGCGGCAATATATTGTCTGTTATAGAAACAACTTTTGAGTGTTTGTTTAAACGAATTATGCGTGCAATTGTACCAAGACATGGAGCCATAAACGGAATCCAATACCGTATAATTACAATATCTGCTTTTTCCTTTTTTAATTTTAACCCAATTCTTATCCAATTAATGGGGTTGATTGAATTAATTGCTGTTTCAATTGTAATTTTTGCTGGCGACGCTTCTTCTGAAAATTGTGTTTTACCTGGGAATAAAAAGCTAGGATATTGTAAACTAAAAGAAACAATCTTGGCTTTATCGCCTCTTTCCAAATATGCCAGGCAAAGTCGTTCATTGAAAGTTGATATTCCTCCCCCTCTTAATGGATATGCCGAACCGATGATTGTTATTTTCAATGGAGCTTCGTTTAGATAATTAGGAACGAAAGTTTAGCTGATATTGTCGGTTTTCCTTTCAATTAAATATTGATTTCTTGTTGGAGAATTTCTTGAAATCAACTCTCCTAAAAAACCTGCTAGAAATAACATAGTGCCAAGAACCATGGTAGTTAATGCAATATAAAATGAAGGACGTTGTGTAATCAATAATGCTGGTTCATTTTGATAAACCAGATACAACTTATTAGCACCCAAATAAAATGCTACCATAAATCCTATTAAAAACATAATGGTACCCAAAAATCCAAAAAGATGCATAGGACGTTTGCCAAACTTTGAAACAAAAGATATCGATAATAAATCGAGAAATCCATTGATAAATCGTTCAAGACCAAATTTGGTTGTTCCGTATTTTCTTTCTTGGTGTTGTACTTCTTTCTCACTAATTTTTGTAAAGCCTGCCCATTTAGCAATTACAGGTATGTATCGATGCATTTCACCGTATACTTCAATACTCTTTACAACCTCCGATCGGTATGCTTTTAATCCACAATTAAAATCGTGTAAGTGAATCCCACTCATTTTTCGGGTAGCATAGTTAAATAGTTTGGTAGGCAAGGTTTTTGAAATTGGATCGTATCTCTTTTTCTTCCAACCAGAAACTAAATCATAACCATCTTCAAGTATCATTTTTCGCAATTCTGGAATCTCATCCGGACTATCTTGTAAATCAGCATCCATCGTAATTATCACCTTCCCGATTGCGGCTTCAAATCCAACATTCAATGCTGCACTTTTACCATAATTTCTTCTAAACTTAATTCCTTTTACGCAAGCGTTTTCTTTGGTTAACGATTCTATTTTTTTCCAACTACCATCTTTACTTCCATCATCAATAAATAAAATCTCATAGCTGTAATTGTGCGAATTCATAACGCGAACTATCCAATCAGTTAGTTCCTGTAATGATTCTTCTTCGTTTAATAGTGGAATAACAAGGGATAAATCCATTATTGATTTTGTTGAATAAAGTTGTCAAAAGAGTTGGAAGATGGAGTGTTACGTTTTACAAAACCCGAAATAATAAGCGATAAAACAGATCCCCAAAAAGTATAACTCAAAACAAATATTAAAGCAAATGCCAAAGGATTATTAATCACCTTCATCATTTCCATTGCTTTCTCCGCTTTAGCATCATCATCCGGATACTCCTTCATAATGTTTTCTTCAATTTCCAACATAATTGAATCAAGTATTGTAGAATCTACAAATTTCAGGTAGAGAAAAGCTGCAAAAGCAATTAATACACCTGCGAAAAAGGAAATTAAAACTCCAGAATAAAAGGAGGTTCCATAACTAATACTTCCATTTAACGCTTGATCGCGATATTTGCTACAACCAACAAAAATGGCAATTCCAAGCACTATGTAACCAACTACACTAATAAACGATGACAACTCTTTTCCTAAAAATCCACCTACAATAAACAGTAAAAAAAGTATGGTGCCTGCCATACCACCATAATTCATTGAATTTAACGAAAGAGTGATTTTTTTTTCTTCCATATCTGTTTCTAAACCCTTATCAGTTGGCAAATATAGAAATTAATCGTACAAAATAACGGGCGAGATATTGTGTGGTCTAACTAAAAAAATTACTTTTGCGCCGGGTAAGTCTCTTACGACCAGCTCCTGTTGAACTCCCCCAGGTTTGGAAGAAAGCAAGGGTAAATGGTTGAGCGGTGCGATAAGAGTAGCTTACCCATTTTTTTTTAACTCAATTGATACTTTAATCAAGTATAACTTCCACATATAAGCATCATTTATTAGTTTTATTTTTTTGATAAGTTAAATCAAGTTAATTAATGATACAGATAAAACATGGACAACGTTTTGAAACCCATTAGATATGTAGCACTTGGCGATTCATATACAATTTGTGAAGGCGCTGCGTGGGAAGAATCGTGGCCTTTTCTATTGACCCAGAATCTAAACCAAATTGGAATTCCTTTTGAATTAATAGCAAATCCTTCTGTTACTGGATGGACAACAAAGGATCTTATTGAAAAGGAATTAACAATTTACGATGAATCAAAGCCTGATTTTGCAACCTTATTGATAGGAGTAAACGACTGGGTTCAGCTAATTACGATTCAACAATTTAAAGAAAACTTGCAGTATATTATATCAAGGATGCTAAGCCAGTTGGAGAAACAAACCAATTTGGTACTTATTACCATTCCTGATTTTGGTGTTACTCCCAAGGGAGCTAATTATAGCAATGGTAGGAATATCGCCGATGGTATTTCTGAATTTAACCAGGTTATCATAGAGGAGGCGAAAAATAGGAATTTGAAGTGTATAGATATTTTTCCAATAAGTCAACAAATGAAGGACAAACCAGAGCTTATCTCAGTTGACGAACTTCACCCATCAGCAAAAGAATATGCTTTATGGGAAGAATTGATTTTTCCGGTTGTTGCAAACCATTTTAATAAATAACATGATTCCCAAAATAGAAGATCTGCCTAAGCTAGTTGCAAACACAAAAACCAATACTCAGAAGCTTTTTACCAAACTTAAAAGAACCCAACCAGGTAGTTTAGATACAACGGTTCAGAGTATACACGAGGAAGTTTTTTCCGAAATGAATTGTTTGACATGTGCCAATTGTTGTAAAACTACCAGTCCAATATTTTATCAAAAGGATATTGAACGCTTATCAAAACTCTTTAGAATCAAACCTTCTCAGTTTATTCAAAATTATTTGCACATTGATGCGGAACAGGATTTTGTATTGAATGTTACACCATGTCCTTTTTTAGATGAGGATAATTTGTGCAGCGTTTATGAACAAAGACCAACGGCATGTCGAGAATATCCACATACTAATAGAAAGCGATTTTATCAATTGTTGGATCTTACACAAAGAAATACAGCAGTTTGTCCTGCAGCTTTTGAGATCGTAGAAAGATTGAAAAAAAACTATCAAAACAAATCTCATTAGTATTACTTCTTTGGCGCTTTAGGTGTTTTTCAATTCTAAATTAGCACCATCAAACAGTTCTAATAATATTGAAGGAGTATGATTTATACTACAAAAAAATTTGAAAATGCCGGCTTCATTTTGGATTGAGTTAACCGCAAGCTTGCTGGGATTGATAAGTGTTTGGTTGGTTACTAAACAAAATAACTGGTGTTGGCCTACAGGTATTGTAATGGTAATAATTTATGTGTTTATTTTTTACCAAAACAAATTATATTCTGATATGTTATTGCAGATTTTTTTTGTTGTGATGCAGATTTATGGATGGTATACATGGTCAAATAGCAGCAATAACACTATTAAACTTGAGGTTACTTGGCTTACTTTTAAAGAGCAACTTCAATGGATAGTAGGCACAATTATATTATCGATACTGATAGGATTTTGTATGAAGCGATTTACGAATGCCGATTTGCCATATATTGATGCTGCAACGGCAGCAATGAGCATCACAGCACAATGGCTTATGACACGAAAAAAAATAGAAAATTGGTTGTATTGGATAATTGCAGACCTTATTTATATTGCCATGTATCTAGTTAAAGGTCTATACTTCACTACCGTTTTATACTTTGTATTTTTGATTTTGGCGTATAAAGGATTTATTACCTGGAAAAATCACTTTGCTAGATTGAAAAAAAATTAGTTTAGTCAAGCTCTCCTAACATTTCTGAAGCAGGATAAACATACTTCCCATTTCCCTTTGAAATTTCAATAAGCAATTTTTTGGCTTCATTTTTTTTATTTGCATCAAGTAGGTTCATTGCTTTCAACCATCTTGTTTCATCCCAGTAAGGTGATTTTTTATTCTTTAGAATAGTATCAAAATAAGCAGTGGATCCATTAAAATTCTTATTCAACCTTTCAGTTTTACCAAGGGTAAATAAAACTTCTTCATTATTAGGAGTTGTTTGTAGTTGCTGAGTTAATTTGTCAATAGCCGATGAGAAATTTTTATTTCTTATATCTTCTTTTGCAGATTCTATAAGATTTGTACCAGTGTATTTAAAATTTTTGTCTACTGTTGTTTTGTTAGTAGTTTTAATTGTTCGTGGTTCTGCCGATTCAGCAGCCTGTGGAATGCCTTGTATTGCAGTGGAAGATTCTTTTATTGATTTGTCGATATCACCATTGTTTTCAATAGCTGCATCTGCCTGTTCAAAATTTGAATTTGTACTAGCCATTTCCGAATCAAAAACTGCTTTACCAGATGTTAGATTAGCTCCGCTACTGCTTGTAATATCAATTTCAGAATCATTAGATCTTGGAACTTCAGTAGATTTTTTAACTTTTTCTAAGATGGGTGTTTCAACAACTTTGTTTTCGTGAGGTTTTTCAATATTACTGGATTCAATTTGTTGAGAACCGGTTTCAAACTGAGTTATAGTAGTTGCTGAACTATCATTAAGTAAATCTTTACTGCCTGATTTCTCACTAATTTGAACAACCGAATCTTTGGTATTTTCTTTAAGGAAGTAATTAAAAAGTAATCCAACCCCAAATAAGATCAAAATTGTAGCAGCAATTGAATACCTATTAAAATAAAATTCGGGTCTTATTGTTTTAGGTGATGGATTTACTGTTTTGTTTAATTCGATTATATCATTTTTAAATGTTGAAATTGATTCACTGTTTTGCAATCCTTCTATAAAATCAGAACACATTTCACAAGTAGTAAGATGATGTTCTATAGTGCGTGTGTTATTCTTACTCAAAATCTTTTGGTAATAGGCAATTAATTGCTCATCTGAAGGGCAATCTTCTTCAATAAAAATGTTTTCTAAATTAATTTTTGTGGACATTCTTTTTGCTGATTAATATTTTTAGGTTACGCTTTCCATTTTGAATGAAACTTTTAACACTTTTCAAATCATACCCGGTAATATTTGATATTTCTTGATAACTCATTTCCTTGATATAAAATAACTCTATACACACTTTTTGTTCATTGTTTAATTCAGTCATTGCATGTTCTAAGGAAGTTAACAAATCTTCCTTTTCAATTTCTTCTAATTGATGTAAGGATTGATTAAAATCCATACTTGGTTGAATAAAATGTATCTGGTCTGAACTAATTTCAATAATGCCTTTGTTCTTGCGAAGATGCATCAAACAGTAATTCTTAGTTACTGTATGCAGCCAGCTTTTGAAATTGGTTATTGTGTGTTTTTTTAGATCGTTAGTTAACTTTTCAAAAATCTGCATGGAAGCATCCTTACTTTCATCGCGGTCATTTAGATACTTTAAACATACTGCATAAACAAAAGAGGAATATCTAGTAAATAGAATACCAAAGCACTCAACGTCATTAGATTGAGCATAACGAAGCACTAATTCTGTATCAGAAAGTAAATGATGATTTATAGTATTGGAATTCAAGTTTTTAAAAAATAATCAATCAAAAAACAAAAAAAATTTCATGAAAATTATGGAATTGATTTTCTGATTACATCTATGTTGGTAAAAATAAAATATTATCTCATCAATTAATAACTAAAATTATGAAAGCAAAACAGAGAATTTCAAGAAGAATTTTAATATGTACAATTTTTACTTCTTTTCTAGTTACAAATGTATTTGCAGAAGTTGAAAAAAAAGTAAAAAGCAAGGTCGAAAAAGCAGTTGTATTTCTTCAAGGTGCACAATTGTTTAGTTCGGCCGATTTTTCTATTCCAGCCGGAACAAGTACTCTGATTTTTGAAGGAGTATCACCATTTATTGATGCTCAAACACTTCAAGCTACAGGAACAGGTGATTTAGTTATATTGGATGTTATGCATACATTAAAGTATCCTGAGTTAAAATCAGCTATTTTGCACTTACCAACTAAAAATTCGAAACAAATAAAATTGGTTCAAGATTCTATTTTGGAGTTAGCATGGAAGTTAGAAGAGTTAGCGGATAGAAAATCGGCATTTACTATTGAAAAAAATACTTTGTTAAACAATCGTTTAATTAAAGGTGAAAGTAAAAGAGATTCATTGGCATTATTGAAGGATGCACTTGATTATTTAAGAAATAGACTAAACAATATAAACACTGAAGTGTTGAGGCTCAAAAGAGAGGAGCAGATTTTAGTTTACAAAAAAGGCAAATTAGAGGAACGTCTTTCAATTCTTAACGAAGAAGAAGCTAATGCTGGAGTAGAAAATCCTCAACAAAAGGAAGGAGCAGTAAATCAGGTCATTGTAACAGTGAGTTCATTATTTGCAACAAATACTACAATTAAAATTAATTATTTTGTGACAAATGCAGGTTGGACACCAAGTTATGATTTAAGAGCAGGCTCTGAATCTAAAAATATTAAATTAGATCAGCGGGCTAGTGTTTATCAAAATTCAGGAGTAGATTGGAATGATGCAAGTTTAATACTTTCAACAGGTACACCAGGACAAGGTAATACAAAACCGACCCTTGGTGCGAAAATATTAAGCTATAATTTACCAAGAACATACAAATATTCTGAATCCGCAGCTCCAGCGATGTTGGAAAAATCACTGTCCTATTCTAACAATGGAGCTTTATTAGATGATAATAATTCAGCCAAAACTGCTTCTGAATATACAGTTATTGTTGAAAATCCAATTCGTGTTGAATATGTAATTAAATTAAAATACTCTATCCCTTCAGATAATAAACAACATCAAGTTTTAATACAAAGTAAGGAGTTGGAGACTGAATTCGTTTATTCTGCAATACCAAAATTAGATGCAAATGCATTTTTTATAGCAAAGATCACAGATTGGGAGTCATTAAACTTACTTTCTGGTACAGCCCGAATATATTTTGATGGGTCTTTTATTGGCAATACAAGCATTAATCCTAGTCTTGCGAAAGATACCTTAGAATTAAATATGGGACGTGACAATAATTTAGTATTAGAATACAAAAAAATTAAGGATAGAAGTAATGAAAAGATT containing:
- a CDS encoding glycosyltransferase, whose translation is MKITIIGSAYPLRGGGISTFNERLCLAYLERGDKAKIVSFSLQYPSFLFPGKTQFSEEASPAKITIETAINSINPINWIRIGLKLKKEKADIVIIRYWIPFMAPCLGTIARIIRLNKHSKVVSITDNILPHEKRPGDRILSKYYAKSVDGFITMSRSVLSELKEFDSGKPKLFCPHPLYDNFGEMLTKESAKKALGLNSSENYILFFGFIRDYKGLDLLLQAISESDVRKLKIKLIIAGEYYSDPKPYRDLIKQLNLENSVIERTNFIPNNEVSRYFCASDLVVQPYKTATQSGVTQIAYHFNKPMIVTNVGGLPEMIPDGKVGYVVNSDSGSIAEALINFYRLNKEEEFSKNAAEEKKKYSWNSMIETITQLGHLIQSKNDRKK
- a CDS encoding glycosyltransferase, translating into MDLSLVIPLLNEEESLQELTDWIVRVMNSHNYSYEILFIDDGSKDGSWKKIESLTKENACVKGIKFRRNYGKSAALNVGFEAAIGKVIITMDADLQDSPDEIPELRKMILEDGYDLVSGWKKKRYDPISKTLPTKLFNYATRKMSGIHLHDFNCGLKAYRSEVVKSIEVYGEMHRYIPVIAKWAGFTKISEKEVQHQERKYGTTKFGLERFINGFLDLLSISFVSKFGKRPMHLFGFLGTIMFLIGFMVAFYLGANKLYLVYQNEPALLITQRPSFYIALTTMVLGTMLFLAGFLGELISRNSPTRNQYLIERKTDNIS
- a CDS encoding DUF4199 domain-containing protein; its protein translation is MEEKKITLSLNSMNYGGMAGTILFLLFIVGGFLGKELSSFISVVGYIVLGIAIFVGCSKYRDQALNGSISYGTSFYSGVLISFFAGVLIAFAAFLYLKFVDSTILDSIMLEIEENIMKEYPDDDAKAEKAMEMMKVINNPLAFALIFVLSYTFWGSVLSLIISGFVKRNTPSSNSFDNFIQQNQ
- a CDS encoding SGNH/GDSL hydrolase family protein; the encoded protein is MDNVLKPIRYVALGDSYTICEGAAWEESWPFLLTQNLNQIGIPFELIANPSVTGWTTKDLIEKELTIYDESKPDFATLLIGVNDWVQLITIQQFKENLQYIISRMLSQLEKQTNLVLITIPDFGVTPKGANYSNGRNIADGISEFNQVIIEEAKNRNLKCIDIFPISQQMKDKPELISVDELHPSAKEYALWEELIFPVVANHFNK
- a CDS encoding YkgJ family cysteine cluster protein; translation: MIPKIEDLPKLVANTKTNTQKLFTKLKRTQPGSLDTTVQSIHEEVFSEMNCLTCANCCKTTSPIFYQKDIERLSKLFRIKPSQFIQNYLHIDAEQDFVLNVTPCPFLDEDNLCSVYEQRPTACREYPHTNRKRFYQLLDLTQRNTAVCPAAFEIVERLKKNYQNKSH
- a CDS encoding nicotinamide mononucleotide transporter, whose translation is MPASFWIELTASLLGLISVWLVTKQNNWCWPTGIVMVIIYVFIFYQNKLYSDMLLQIFFVVMQIYGWYTWSNSSNNTIKLEVTWLTFKEQLQWIVGTIILSILIGFCMKRFTNADLPYIDAATAAMSITAQWLMTRKKIENWLYWIIADLIYIAMYLVKGLYFTTVLYFVFLILAYKGFITWKNHFARLKKN
- a CDS encoding sigma-70 family RNA polymerase sigma factor, whose amino-acid sequence is MNSNTINHHLLSDTELVLRYAQSNDVECFGILFTRYSSFVYAVCLKYLNDRDESKDASMQIFEKLTNDLKKHTITNFKSWLHTVTKNYCLMHLRKNKGIIEISSDQIHFIQPSMDFNQSLHQLEEIEKEDLLTSLEHAMTELNNEQKVCIELFYIKEMSYQEISNITGYDLKSVKSFIQNGKRNLKILISKKNVHKN